The DNA region TGATAATTAAAAGAAACAACGAAAACAATTCTCCATTCGAAAAAGGTCTTCTGTTTCCTATTAAATTTTGATTATTAGAATCGATTACTAAATTATTTAAAACGCTAGTATTATTTGTAATCCTAGAGTTTTCTTTTAGTTTGTCATCATATATTTTCCTTAAATTACTATTATTTAAATGTTCATAAGCTTCAAGAACTTCTTGAAATTTACTTTTAGCAACGTCTATTTCTAATGAGGTTGTATCGGGATGCAACTCAATAGAAAGTTTACAAAATGCCTTTCTTAATTCATGATTGGATGCATTTTCATTTACACCTAAAATTTTGTAATAGGAAGTTTCCCCTTTCAAAATAATCTTTTTATTAATATTGTAATTCTAATAAATTTTTACTAAATAGAATGTACTTAATAGATGGTTAAAATTCATATTTATAACGAAATGAAAAAACAAAACATTCCAGAAGAAATTCTTTCCTTAATAACTGAAGAAGAAATAAATTTATTTCAAGAGTTACAAATTAAAATTAAAGAATTAAATAATAAGACCAATCTCACAAGATTAACTGATGGTGATGATTATTGGGTATCTCAAGTTTTTGACAGCATTTGGCCATTCAAAGCTTTCACGAAAATTAATTTTGATAATAAAAAATTTTTAGATATTGGATCAGGCTGTGGCTTCCCAGGTTTAGCTTATGCAATAACCCATCCTA from Prochlorococcus marinus XMU1410 includes:
- a CDS encoding J domain-containing protein gives rise to the protein MKGETSYYKILGVNENASNHELRKAFCKLSIELHPDTTSLEIDVAKSKFQEVLEAYEHLNNSNLRKIYDDKLKENSRITNNTSVLNNLVIDSNNQNLIGNRRPFSNGELFSLFLLIIIISISLIGSIFIASFTGKELETIPLWLIK